The nucleotide window aaattatgtaaaaacaaactataaaaagcactcagagaaaaacacaggaGTTGTGGaaattttaatgacatttaagtttacaaaagctttaaaatctttaacttaCTTCCTGTTAATATTGTGCTGCTGCGGTTTGTGTGCAGTTTTCATTTCAGCTGTTTTCCTTCACAGAGTTCATTAAGTggtaaattattttcatttgatatttatttagagatttaaagcatgtttttgactgtaaaaattaactttattttgttagagTTCTAACGTAATGTGCGTTTATTTGatgaattttgaatttttataaaaattaaacactgaaaataaatgtttgtggtaAAAGTGGTGAAATTTGTCCATAAAACATAGAACAAACATTataataatgctaaaacatcaATAGATGTTTATGTAACTGAAGAGTTTTTCTGTTGGACAGGAAATCAGAATGTTTGAGCTCagagcgtaaaaaaaaaaaaacttaaattgaatcaatcttgtgtttttaaataaaacacagttaCCTCAAATcacaagagattttttttttttttttttgtggaagaCGTAAAATAATGGCAAATGCACCAGAACCAAAACTTTTATTATGTACAGATGTAAAGCAACATGAACAGACAGAAAGAAATATTTGCAGTTTACTCTAGTATAATGATCCACATGGTCTGGGATTAAATCGTGGATTAAAGTCTAAAAGCAAAGATCACACAGCTGTGAGACAAAAGCAGGAAAACTGGAAGAACTTCAGAAAGATCTCTGATCCACACTCAGTCTGACGTTCTTGACCCAGGGTTTGCTTGGATCCACACAGACCTTTGAACCCTTTATGGTCTTCAAGCTGAAACCAAAAGAGCCACGTTTTAGTTCTTTGTAGATGAAAGCTAGAACAAACAAACTGGAAGAAAGTCACTTACATGATCGCAGACCGGGGGCAGCGATTATCAGCCAGAGAATAGGACTGAATCTTTCCTCTTGGAATTTGTTTGGGGTAAAATCTGAAGCAGCAGTTATCAGGTCCGATTGCACCTGAAAGAAACCAGCAGGGACTAAAACATCTTTCCTCTGTCAGAATGTGAAGCGTTTGGCTCCACACTGAACTCACTGCTGCAGAAGACGGTGCTGAAGACTGCAGCTCCCAGCATGCAGAGCAGGAGAATGGCAGAAGTCTTCATGTTGGAGATGATGAAGGTGAAGGAGCTCCTCACAGCTGGTCTTTGAACGGAGTCACAGGTTCTGGAGGAACGACGAGTCGAAAGCTTTAATATCAGAGGTGGTACAGAGAGAAGGAGCAGAAGTTTC belongs to Oryzias melastigma strain HK-1 linkage group LG18, ASM292280v2, whole genome shotgun sequence and includes:
- the LOC112156253 gene encoding C-C motif chemokine 7 — translated: MKTSAILLLCMLGAAVFSTVFCSSAIGPDNCCFRFYPKQIPRGKIQSYSLADNRCPRSAIILKTIKGSKVCVDPSKPWVKNVRLSVDQRSF